TTCACGCGGCCCGTCCGCCGCGGCGCCGTGCTGCTCGGGAAATACCTGGCGTATTTCGCCGTCACGTCGCTCGTCGTGCTGCCATCGGTCATGATCGTGTGGCTGCTCATCGCGCCGATCGGCGGCACCGGCCTGGCGGTGTCGTTCATCCCGCTCCTGAAAGATCTCGCGCTGCTCGCCATCGGCCTGGGCGCCTACGGGGCGTTGTTCGCCTTCATCGGGGCCAAGTTCAAGCGTCCCCTCCTGACCGGCCTGATCTTCGTGTTCGGATGGGAGCAGGCAGCCCTGATGATTCCCGGCTACCTGAAGAAGTTCACGATCGCCTACTACGTCCAGGCGCTCGTTCCGCACGCCATGCCCCAGGAGGGGGTGATGAGCCTCATCCAGGGGCTCTTCCGCGATACGCCCAGCCTGCCGGTAAGCCTGCTGTGCCTGGCGATTATCTGGTTCGGGTTCTTATGGTTGGCGGCGCGGACGGTGGAGCGGAAGGAGTACGTGCTGGAGCAGTAGGCTGTCCGCTTCCGGACAGCTAAGTCCCTTAAACGGAACTTTTTAGCGTCGACCTCGTTATACTCAGACAGAGGTTCATGCCCATGACCAAGCGGACCCGGTACTTCATGGCTGGCGCGGCAACGGTGCTTGCCCTCGGCCTTTGCACGGGCCTCGTGGCCTATTACGGCGGCCTTCCTGCGCTGTCGGCGTCGCGGACCGGACCAGACGAGCTGAGTTATGTGCCGGCCGATGCCGCCGTCGTGGCGTACGCCGACATCCAGACCGTCATGAACTCGCA
This portion of the Acidobacteriota bacterium genome encodes:
- a CDS encoding ABC transporter permease: MKMDTESTPGTQSTGSTRGGSPSLFSSAVRVFDISVGEMLWSRRTIFMALVVGGPVVIALAVRAALFLTGRVGRVDGVAMTGQAMFGMMIWFFYLRFTVPVLGVFYGTALIADEVEDKTLTYLFTRPVRRGAVLLGKYLAYFAVTSLVVLPSVMIVWLLIAPIGGTGLAVSFIPLLKDLALLAIGLGAYGALFAFIGAKFKRPLLTGLIFVFGWEQAALMIPGYLKKFTIAYYVQALVPHAMPQEGVMSLIQGLFRDTPSLPVSLLCLAIIWFGFLWLAARTVERKEYVLEQ